The Acidobacteriota bacterium genome has a window encoding:
- a CDS encoding alpha/beta fold hydrolase produces MGLFRPHRSFSPAARAFTWIGCGWIWFMVFGVQPAVCAQTTPAANQSGKFQVFVKGKPVGTETFQIKGDEYTGEVSIDLGVKVNGKSKLRYRGNKIDFFEAEQNSAKLTLDTTTPMKLTSPAGTREVTIPDGAILLETVYLHQYHALVNRYDLEKGGKQPFQTFVPTIGMVFPITCELTERIEPAPPNQPLTLLKFQSNVANVQVINILTDENRTILMIDVPAQGYTVVREGFEFLRPKPESEVISDKYDRVEVEIPSTSGVKLAGTLTVPKNGNPRHPVVVLITGSGPQDRDEDTPPFINYHLFRLIADRLSQNGIATLRCDDRGVGKSTGDFLRAGFQDFIADARAQVAFLRQRSEIDPARISVLGHSEGGYIAPLLAATDAKIKSVVILAGPSKRLDPLMIEQLEYQAGFQDLPEATRNYARSLIDGTKKMIADVKANKSVVDKEGRKLVKVGRLQWNIDYFRQHFAHDPVKTIRKVRCPVLILQGDRDVLVQKYHAEALAAELKKAGNKNVAFHIFPYLTHMFTTFPYNNPDPKALSKSETVSDEFLEALREWSATTF; encoded by the coding sequence ATGGGTTTATTTCGACCACATCGGAGTTTTTCACCTGCGGCCCGCGCTTTCACCTGGATTGGCTGCGGCTGGATCTGGTTCATGGTGTTTGGCGTACAGCCAGCCGTTTGCGCTCAAACGACACCTGCCGCAAACCAGTCCGGGAAATTTCAGGTTTTCGTCAAGGGTAAGCCTGTTGGCACGGAAACATTTCAAATCAAAGGAGATGAGTATACGGGTGAAGTCTCGATTGACCTGGGCGTCAAGGTCAACGGCAAATCAAAGCTGCGTTATCGAGGCAATAAAATTGACTTTTTCGAAGCCGAGCAAAATAGCGCCAAATTGACACTCGACACCACCACCCCGATGAAACTGACCAGCCCGGCTGGAACTCGTGAAGTGACTATCCCAGACGGCGCGATTTTGCTTGAAACTGTGTACCTGCACCAGTATCACGCCCTGGTGAACCGATATGACCTTGAAAAAGGCGGGAAACAACCGTTTCAGACCTTTGTGCCAACCATCGGGATGGTCTTTCCAATCACTTGCGAATTGACTGAACGGATTGAACCAGCACCGCCAAACCAGCCGCTGACCCTGCTGAAGTTTCAATCAAATGTCGCCAATGTCCAGGTGATCAACATACTGACCGATGAAAATCGAACCATTTTGATGATTGATGTTCCGGCTCAAGGGTACACCGTGGTCCGCGAAGGGTTTGAATTCCTGCGGCCTAAACCTGAGTCCGAAGTGATCAGCGACAAATATGACCGGGTTGAGGTGGAAATCCCCAGCACCAGTGGCGTCAAACTGGCTGGAACATTGACGGTCCCCAAAAACGGAAATCCCCGCCACCCCGTGGTGGTATTGATCACTGGTTCGGGGCCCCAGGATCGGGACGAAGATACACCACCGTTTATCAATTACCATTTATTCCGATTGATTGCTGATCGCCTTTCCCAAAACGGAATTGCCACATTGCGGTGTGATGATCGCGGTGTGGGAAAAAGCACCGGAGATTTCTTGCGGGCTGGCTTCCAGGATTTCATCGCCGATGCCCGCGCCCAGGTGGCTTTCTTGCGCCAGCGCTCCGAAATTGACCCCGCCCGAATCAGCGTTCTCGGCCATAGCGAAGGCGGATACATCGCCCCTTTGCTGGCGGCAACGGATGCCAAAATCAAGTCGGTTGTCATTCTGGCCGGTCCCTCGAAACGTCTGGATCCGCTGATGATTGAACAGCTTGAATATCAGGCTGGATTTCAGGATTTGCCCGAAGCCACCCGGAACTATGCCCGTTCCCTGATTGACGGCACCAAAAAAATGATCGCCGATGTCAAAGCCAACAAATCAGTGGTTGATAAGGAAGGCCGGAAACTGGTGAAAGTTGGACGCTTACAGTGGAATATTGACTATTTTCGCCAGCACTTTGCTCATGATCCAGTGAAGACGATTCGCAAAGTGCGCTGTCCGGTGCTGATCTTACAGGGTGATCGTGACGTCCTGGTTCAGAAATATCACGCCGAAGCCCTGGCCGCCGAACTCAAAAAAGCCGGGAACAAAAACGTCGCGTTTCACATCTTTCCCTATTTAACCCATATGTTTACGACGTTTCCTTATAACAATCCCGATCCGAAGGCGCTCTCAAAATCCGAAACCGTCTCGGATGAATTTTTGGAAGCGCTCAGAGAGTGGAGTGCCACAACTTTTTAA
- a CDS encoding PD40 domain-containing protein produces MHTFALPKKIGHYTLTRFLSRGGMGEVYLATDEILHRQVAIKLMRLNKDDAERRARFLREARALAALSHPNVIVIHEVGATEQVQEDKDTTVPFLVMEYVEGRALESLMRARRLTANECVGFAIQIAEGLAAAHQRRILHRDIKPSNLMVSEDGRVKILDFGISKLLQDDPADAETDEVTQVKDTREGIILGTVRYLSPEQARGNPLDPRSDIFSFGIVFYEMLTGKHPFSGGTTLETVTKIVVDDPRPWPTTGLAIPALLKRIVQRCLMKDPKDRYASFAEVVVDLKAVQRDLDQAFVINPAPYSTSQPLEPLPGSSTDSDLTESEQVTSSQQRTILQPPESGGNTTAELVTEEMPPAMRTDETRSTKTVDTLPVQAQPGHSDGYRLFKWLTVALVFGLVAGSGFWGAKLWLQARQKTSLGEVKAVQTTISSGLDVYPTFSPDGRSMVYCSDKSGGFELYLKQLVAGGREVQLTTDGEQNVQPAWSPDGEWIAYHSKKRGGIWVISVLGGSLKQLSEFGSRPVWSPDGKTLTFQSDGLIDLSGNAAPAQPPSTIWTVPARGGNPQAVTQVGNPAGGHGTPSWSADGKWIAFATYDRRTSAIWAISIESKELVKIVATQRYIYDPIFAPDGKGIFYSAVLEDGNYGMWKIDVLPETCEPEGEPYQLANLGIGTPRHLTISKDGKKIAYSALSMTSNLWSLELDPQTQISKTKPVPLMLETGRSTRPVFSPDGTKIAFEKWRQGTNPDIWMVDADGNHQTQLTTDPAVETVPSWSPDSSKIYFRSNREGQQAFWSIVPESRRETLLQKFEKDTDFPRLSPDGKTVAFNSKRDGTTTNLWLVPVEGGQPKQITFDQESLGFPCWSPDGKWVALQLKRGEDTQLVVMPSQGGELIQLTTDRGQHWPHSWSPDGDKIAFAGFRQGYWNLWVISRTTREQKQLTGYTKLNAYVRYPAWSPKGNQMVFEYAETVGNVWIIEIQK; encoded by the coding sequence GTGCACACGTTCGCTTTGCCGAAAAAAATTGGACATTACACCCTGACCCGGTTTCTGAGTCGTGGCGGAATGGGTGAAGTCTATCTGGCCACCGATGAGATCCTCCACCGCCAGGTTGCGATTAAATTGATGCGTCTCAACAAAGATGACGCCGAACGCCGCGCCCGCTTTTTGCGGGAAGCCCGTGCGCTGGCTGCGTTGAGCCATCCCAACGTGATTGTCATCCACGAAGTTGGCGCGACTGAGCAGGTGCAGGAAGACAAAGACACCACCGTTCCATTTCTGGTGATGGAATATGTCGAAGGTCGTGCCCTCGAATCCCTCATGCGCGCCCGACGATTGACCGCCAACGAATGTGTTGGATTTGCCATTCAAATTGCCGAAGGACTGGCTGCCGCCCACCAGCGGCGAATACTGCACCGTGACATCAAACCCTCAAACCTGATGGTGAGTGAGGATGGGCGGGTCAAAATCCTGGATTTTGGGATTTCCAAATTGCTGCAAGACGACCCCGCCGATGCTGAAACCGACGAAGTGACCCAGGTGAAAGATACCAGGGAAGGGATTATTCTGGGGACGGTTCGGTATTTGAGCCCAGAGCAGGCTCGCGGCAACCCGCTTGACCCACGTAGCGACATTTTTTCATTTGGAATTGTGTTTTATGAAATGTTGACCGGGAAGCATCCCTTCTCGGGTGGTACGACGCTGGAAACCGTCACCAAAATTGTGGTTGATGACCCTCGACCCTGGCCGACGACCGGGCTGGCGATTCCTGCGTTGCTCAAACGGATTGTTCAGCGATGCTTGATGAAGGATCCAAAGGATCGGTACGCCTCATTTGCTGAAGTTGTGGTTGACTTAAAAGCCGTCCAACGTGATCTCGATCAGGCATTTGTGATCAATCCGGCCCCCTATTCCACCAGCCAGCCGCTTGAGCCGCTTCCAGGCAGTTCGACCGATTCCGATTTGACCGAAAGCGAGCAGGTCACCAGTTCGCAACAACGAACGATCCTTCAACCGCCTGAATCCGGCGGGAACACAACCGCTGAACTGGTAACCGAGGAAATGCCGCCGGCCATGCGGACCGATGAGACCCGGAGCACCAAAACGGTTGATACCCTTCCAGTTCAGGCTCAGCCTGGCCACAGTGACGGATACCGCTTGTTCAAATGGCTAACCGTGGCTTTGGTGTTTGGCCTGGTGGCCGGAAGCGGATTCTGGGGGGCAAAGCTCTGGCTTCAAGCCCGGCAAAAAACAAGCCTGGGCGAAGTGAAAGCGGTTCAAACCACGATTTCTTCAGGGCTTGATGTCTATCCGACCTTTTCACCTGACGGACGATCCATGGTGTATTGTTCGGATAAAAGCGGCGGGTTCGAACTCTATCTCAAACAACTTGTCGCGGGGGGCCGTGAAGTCCAGTTGACCACCGATGGCGAGCAGAATGTGCAGCCGGCCTGGTCTCCTGACGGAGAATGGATCGCCTATCACAGCAAAAAACGCGGTGGGATTTGGGTTATTTCCGTACTCGGTGGGTCACTCAAACAGCTCAGTGAATTTGGTTCGCGACCAGTCTGGTCTCCCGACGGGAAAACCCTGACGTTTCAATCGGATGGGCTGATTGATTTGAGCGGCAATGCCGCACCGGCACAGCCTCCGTCAACGATCTGGACGGTTCCAGCTCGGGGAGGAAACCCGCAGGCCGTAACCCAGGTGGGCAATCCAGCCGGAGGACACGGGACGCCGTCCTGGTCAGCCGATGGGAAATGGATTGCCTTTGCGACCTATGACCGACGAACATCAGCCATTTGGGCAATTTCGATTGAATCCAAAGAACTTGTGAAAATCGTGGCGACGCAACGCTACATTTATGACCCGATTTTTGCACCGGATGGGAAGGGGATTTTCTATTCAGCCGTGCTGGAAGATGGAAACTACGGCATGTGGAAAATTGATGTCTTGCCCGAGACCTGCGAACCGGAAGGCGAACCCTATCAACTGGCCAATCTGGGCATTGGGACGCCTCGCCATCTGACGATTTCAAAGGACGGGAAGAAAATTGCCTACAGCGCGCTTTCGATGACCAGCAATCTGTGGTCACTCGAACTTGACCCCCAAACCCAGATTTCAAAAACCAAACCTGTTCCATTGATGCTTGAAACCGGACGCAGCACGCGTCCGGTCTTTTCTCCAGACGGCACCAAGATTGCCTTTGAAAAGTGGCGACAGGGCACCAACCCTGATATCTGGATGGTTGATGCCGATGGGAATCATCAAACGCAACTCACCACCGACCCGGCGGTCGAAACCGTTCCAAGCTGGTCGCCTGACAGCTCGAAAATCTATTTCCGGTCCAATCGGGAAGGGCAGCAGGCATTCTGGTCCATTGTCCCGGAAAGCCGAAGAGAAACCCTGCTCCAAAAGTTTGAAAAAGACACCGATTTCCCCCGACTTTCACCGGATGGAAAAACCGTGGCGTTTAATTCCAAACGCGATGGGACGACAACCAACCTCTGGCTGGTTCCGGTTGAAGGTGGTCAACCCAAACAGATCACCTTTGATCAGGAATCGTTGGGATTTCCCTGCTGGTCGCCGGATGGAAAATGGGTCGCCCTCCAGCTCAAACGCGGTGAAGACACCCAACTTGTGGTTATGCCCAGCCAGGGTGGCGAACTCATCCAGCTTACGACTGACCGGGGTCAGCACTGGCCGCATAGCTGGTCACCAGATGGTGACAAAATCGCCTTTGCCGGATTTCGGCAAGGATATTGGAATCTGTGGGTGATTTCCCGGACCACCCGCGAACAGAAGCAACTCACCGGTTATACCAAACTCAACGCCTATGTCCGCTATCCAGCCTGGTCGCCAAAAGGCAATCAGATGGTGTTTGAATATGCCGAAACCGTCGGCAATGTGTGGATAATCGAAATACAGAAATGA
- a CDS encoding ATP-binding protein — translation MTDSSNFEPIGAFLEILPSTDEHLTINFSPGFAPRKQRWRNYGLSADFLGDYFATFFPGDELPEDKIGKPETIKGSVSYIANELLENAMKYNEESAKFPVSISLYLYDEKLVFLVSNYTDQASGQAYGDYVKKLLTSDIDELYGQHLERAATSNGVSQMGLLTILNDYGANLGLKVEPASESPDLYRVTTMVLLPV, via the coding sequence ATGACCGATTCATCAAATTTTGAGCCAATCGGAGCTTTTCTGGAAATACTTCCGAGTACCGACGAACATTTGACGATCAATTTTTCACCCGGATTTGCTCCCCGAAAGCAACGCTGGCGCAATTATGGGTTGTCGGCTGATTTTCTCGGGGATTACTTTGCCACGTTCTTTCCAGGGGACGAACTACCGGAAGATAAAATCGGCAAGCCGGAGACAATCAAAGGCTCGGTGAGCTACATTGCCAATGAACTGCTCGAAAATGCCATGAAATACAATGAGGAATCAGCCAAATTCCCAGTGAGTATTTCACTGTATCTCTATGATGAGAAACTGGTTTTTTTGGTCTCAAACTACACCGATCAAGCCAGCGGGCAGGCGTATGGCGACTATGTCAAAAAACTGCTGACCAGCGATATTGACGAGTTGTATGGCCAGCACCTGGAGCGAGCCGCGACCAGTAATGGCGTATCACAAATGGGGTTGCTGACTATTTTAAATGACTATGGCGCCAACCTGGGTTTAAAAGTCGAACCAGCAAGTGAGTCACCTGATCTGTACCGGGTAACGACGATGGTTTTACTTCCGGTGTAG
- a CDS encoding glycosyltransferase, whose amino-acid sequence MFNKVLVLSASAGAGHIRAAQAIEKAILDLNAAREVRHIDTLQYTNRIFRHFYSKAYIDMVNEAPEVLGWLYDYLDKPWEKERRRLAFDKLNTRPFVKLLNEEQPDIAICTHFLPSEIISWLTAKERLHCPQAVVVTDFDVHAMWLCHHYQQFFVALDETRVHLEKMGIPGEKITVSGIPIDPIFSQTKDKSALRAKHGLEPNVTTILISAGGFGVGNMEHLLTSLFELRHPAQIIAVCGKSAELKQRVEEVAAKRPASSQVQLKVLGFTTEMDELMSASDILLGKPGGLTTSEALAKGLVFVIVNPIPGQEERNSDHLLEEGVAIRCNNLPALAYKLDRLLDNPQRFADMQQAALGMAHPDAARTIVTRLLELNQKK is encoded by the coding sequence ATGTTCAACAAAGTTCTGGTGCTTTCAGCCTCGGCTGGGGCAGGCCATATCCGTGCGGCCCAGGCCATTGAAAAAGCAATTCTGGACCTGAATGCGGCCCGCGAGGTCCGCCATATTGATACCCTGCAGTACACCAACCGCATTTTTCGACATTTTTATTCAAAAGCTTATATTGATATGGTCAACGAAGCCCCGGAAGTCCTCGGCTGGCTGTATGACTACCTGGACAAACCCTGGGAAAAAGAACGCCGCCGGCTGGCATTCGACAAACTCAACACCCGTCCGTTTGTGAAGCTCCTCAACGAAGAACAACCCGATATTGCGATTTGCACCCACTTTCTGCCTTCGGAAATTATTTCGTGGCTGACAGCCAAAGAACGCCTGCACTGCCCCCAGGCCGTGGTCGTGACCGATTTTGATGTTCATGCCATGTGGTTGTGCCACCACTATCAACAGTTTTTTGTCGCCCTGGATGAAACCCGTGTCCATTTGGAAAAAATGGGCATTCCAGGCGAAAAAATCACCGTGTCCGGGATTCCAATTGATCCAATTTTCTCACAGACCAAAGACAAATCAGCCCTGCGGGCCAAACACGGGTTGGAACCAAATGTGACCACGATTCTGATTTCAGCGGGCGGGTTTGGCGTCGGCAATATGGAGCACCTGCTCACTTCCCTGTTTGAACTCCGCCATCCGGCCCAGATTATTGCCGTTTGTGGGAAAAGCGCCGAACTCAAACAACGGGTTGAGGAAGTCGCCGCCAAACGGCCCGCGTCAAGTCAGGTACAACTGAAAGTGCTTGGATTTACCACTGAAATGGATGAATTGATGTCGGCGTCGGACATCTTGCTGGGCAAACCCGGTGGGCTGACCACCTCCGAAGCCCTCGCCAAAGGGCTGGTATTTGTGATCGTCAATCCGATTCCTGGTCAGGAAGAACGCAACTCCGATCATTTGCTTGAAGAAGGCGTGGCCATTCGCTGCAATAACCTCCCGGCTCTGGCTTATAAACTTGACCGGCTGCTTGATAACCCGCAACGGTTTGCTGATATGCAACAGGCGGCTCTGGGAATGGCCCATCCGGATGCTGCCCGAACGATTGTCACCCGGTTGCTCGAACTTAACCAAAAGAAGTGA
- a CDS encoding right-handed parallel beta-helix repeat-containing protein, whose amino-acid sequence MPAIPQLSHGAIGISALSKQPGFVASGNRVSDNYIGIQSDGNTFIPGVTAAGVYLDGGANNNLIERNIISLIHLPIWINGSSDRNIASNNTIRNNIIGTNKAGTTRFPITAIRSGFDGNPAPSIDLFFRPKDNIIEGNIIAGTRAGGIGEFNTVSDESSQGNIMRNNRIGVGPNGENIAPVVTPDNQLNPETDQGAYAVGIFAQQDDVITGNIIGNFGLAGIYLRSWAGNPITSQTTQILNNQISNCPIGIEVSGIIRRTEIKGNQLSNCAKAGIVLCETPLDPSAIYQFPRPREETLMTQNILVSQNTFAGVGGPGIGLTPRCTDVLESGYLPNLSTTPQAGGPNLYQPSVRIESAIRQTDGTVKVTGVNPQSGTVEWYASSRAPRPTAPNTDVMAYGLGTFLMATPVAAGNFSIALPASSLAGVTALTATSTVNNQTSEFARTVGITGNDPDPDTVKPTVMVASPATGLVVESRPNAQVSVIWQSSDNIGVTGHWINLTGQRNGTGFEETLAAGLPGTATSFTLSIAENDAFSQAQITVSATDAAGNVGNGQSGIFSVVAPPPPDTVKPTVSQVTLSKAKIKRKKDPNVTIAWSSSDNIAVASHDVLYATDGANFSTTVVTGLAGTQQQFAWTVPASFAKTKVARVKVIARDAAANTGEAVSSSFVVK is encoded by the coding sequence ATGCCAGCAATTCCTCAGCTTAGTCATGGAGCAATAGGAATTTCAGCTTTAAGCAAACAACCAGGGTTTGTTGCTTCAGGTAACAGAGTCTCTGATAACTATATTGGAATACAGTCAGATGGAAATACGTTTATTCCAGGAGTTACAGCAGCAGGTGTGTACCTTGATGGAGGAGCAAATAACAATTTGATTGAGCGAAATATAATTAGCCTAATCCATTTACCAATTTGGATAAATGGATCTTCTGATAGGAATATTGCATCAAACAATACTATTCGCAATAACATAATCGGTACAAATAAAGCTGGGACAACTAGGTTTCCGATAACAGCAATTAGAAGTGGATTTGATGGGAATCCGGCTCCTTCAATAGACCTGTTCTTTCGCCCTAAAGATAATATTATCGAGGGAAACATAATTGCAGGAACGCGAGCTGGTGGTATTGGTGAATTCAACACCGTAAGTGATGAATCTTCCCAAGGAAACATCATGCGCAATAACCGTATTGGCGTTGGCCCCAATGGGGAAAACATCGCCCCTGTTGTGACGCCAGACAATCAGCTCAATCCTGAGACCGATCAGGGCGCATACGCCGTTGGAATCTTTGCCCAGCAGGATGATGTGATTACGGGGAACATCATTGGGAACTTCGGGTTGGCCGGGATTTACCTCCGAAGTTGGGCCGGGAATCCGATCACTTCGCAAACGACACAGATTTTAAATAACCAGATCAGCAACTGTCCGATTGGAATTGAGGTTTCCGGGATCATCCGCCGAACGGAAATCAAAGGCAATCAATTGAGCAACTGTGCGAAAGCTGGAATCGTGCTCTGTGAAACCCCGCTTGATCCATCGGCCATTTACCAGTTTCCTCGACCTCGTGAAGAAACCTTGATGACCCAAAATATTCTGGTATCACAAAATACCTTTGCTGGTGTTGGCGGACCAGGAATTGGGTTGACGCCACGGTGCACGGATGTTTTGGAAAGCGGATACCTGCCGAATTTGTCAACAACACCTCAAGCTGGAGGACCAAATCTGTACCAGCCGTCAGTGCGGATTGAATCTGCGATCCGGCAAACTGATGGAACTGTGAAGGTTACGGGAGTCAATCCTCAATCAGGCACGGTTGAATGGTACGCCTCAAGCCGGGCGCCGCGTCCAACGGCGCCAAATACGGATGTGATGGCGTATGGACTGGGGACATTCCTGATGGCCACGCCAGTTGCCGCCGGGAATTTTTCAATTGCACTTCCGGCGAGTTCACTGGCGGGTGTTACTGCATTGACCGCAACGAGTACGGTCAATAATCAGACGTCGGAGTTTGCCCGAACGGTTGGAATTACCGGGAACGACCCTGACCCGGACACGGTGAAACCGACGGTGATGGTGGCTTCTCCCGCGACAGGACTGGTAGTCGAATCAAGACCAAATGCCCAGGTCTCAGTAATCTGGCAATCTTCTGACAATATTGGAGTTACCGGTCATTGGATCAACCTCACCGGACAACGCAACGGCACCGGGTTTGAAGAAACGCTGGCGGCTGGTTTGCCAGGAACCGCAACCAGTTTCACACTCTCGATTGCCGAAAACGATGCCTTCTCGCAAGCACAAATCACGGTTTCGGCCACCGATGCCGCCGGGAATGTTGGGAACGGCCAATCCGGCATCTTTTCAGTGGTTGCACCGCCGCCGCCAGATACGGTGAAGCCGACCGTTTCCCAGGTCACGCTTTCCAAAGCCAAAATCAAACGCAAAAAAGATCCGAATGTGACCATTGCCTGGAGTTCATCTGACAACATCGCCGTTGCCAGTCACGATGTGCTTTATGCGACGGATGGGGCGAATTTCTCAACGACAGTTGTAACCGGGTTGGCTGGAACTCAACAACAGTTTGCCTGGACGGTGCCAGCATCATTTGCCAAAACCAAAGTCGCCCGAGTCAAAGTCATTGCCCGTGACGCCGCCGCCAACACCGGAGAAGCCGTCAGTAGTTCGTTTGTCGTCAAGTAG
- a CDS encoding response regulator codes for MANQIIAKPQTVDAGHGVGIYMSEPIEPAATERELALQREVEALRQEIERLKQQNEGLQIALETTAEHGDIIEDQLQNEILERERAELTLQSVLEVVSKKNTDLEIILQTTAEHGDMIENELRRANQAKTMFLSNMSHELRTPLNAIIGFAQLLSRDPHQSLEQRRNIETIVRSGEHLLNLISDILSLSKIEAGKLLLTSQAFDPRQMLKNLKEMMQARARTKGIEFTFEVSPSFPVLVVGDEGRLRQILLNLLSNAIKFTRSGHIILRTSWMGGRGYFEVEDTGDGIAPQELEFLFVPFSQTQTGINRRDGTGLGLAISRDLVQLMGGEIQVRSQIGVGSTFWFEIDLPQAPEYEPAASAVRVVCLEPDQAVPKILVVDDNTDHRRLLSQLLESAGFEVYEARNGKEAITFWQTKRPQLLLMDIRMPKMDGDEATRTIRELEAQLNLSPTPIVAISASVFEQDRVLMAAAGANGFLPKPFRESEVFQKLADLLGVKYVMADTRADFDDEEILIPERYRQLPEEWRLQFESAVTTCDISEILSLVEKIKPLDPELAAAIRRTARAVDFHMLERLFTSFG; via the coding sequence GTGGCAAACCAAATCATTGCGAAACCTCAAACGGTTGATGCCGGCCATGGTGTTGGAATTTATATGAGCGAGCCAATTGAGCCGGCAGCCACGGAACGTGAACTGGCTTTGCAGCGTGAGGTCGAGGCGTTGCGCCAGGAAATCGAGCGCCTCAAACAGCAAAACGAAGGGCTGCAAATTGCGCTCGAAACCACGGCTGAACACGGCGACATTATTGAAGATCAGCTTCAGAATGAGATTCTCGAACGCGAACGGGCCGAACTTACGCTGCAATCCGTGTTGGAAGTCGTCTCCAAAAAAAATACCGATCTGGAAATCATCCTTCAAACGACCGCCGAACACGGCGATATGATTGAAAATGAACTGCGCCGTGCCAATCAGGCCAAAACGATGTTTTTGTCCAATATGAGCCACGAGTTGCGCACACCACTCAACGCCATCATCGGGTTTGCCCAGCTCCTGAGTCGGGACCCTCATCAATCCCTGGAACAGCGTCGAAATATTGAGACCATCGTGCGAAGCGGCGAGCATCTGCTCAATTTGATCAGCGACATTTTATCGCTGTCCAAAATTGAAGCTGGAAAGTTGTTATTAACCAGTCAGGCATTTGATCCGCGCCAGATGCTGAAAAACTTAAAAGAGATGATGCAGGCGCGGGCCCGAACCAAAGGTATTGAGTTTACCTTTGAAGTGTCGCCTTCCTTTCCGGTTCTGGTTGTGGGTGATGAAGGCCGACTACGCCAGATTTTGCTCAACCTGCTGAGCAACGCCATCAAATTTACCCGGTCAGGTCACATCATCCTGCGGACTTCGTGGATGGGGGGCCGTGGTTATTTTGAGGTCGAAGACACGGGTGACGGCATTGCACCGCAAGAACTTGAATTCTTGTTCGTTCCTTTTTCGCAAACCCAGACGGGGATCAACCGTCGCGATGGCACGGGACTTGGTCTGGCCATCAGTCGTGACCTGGTTCAGTTGATGGGTGGTGAGATTCAGGTCCGAAGTCAGATCGGAGTGGGGTCAACCTTCTGGTTTGAAATTGATTTACCCCAGGCGCCGGAGTATGAACCGGCTGCCTCCGCCGTGCGGGTGGTGTGCCTGGAACCAGATCAGGCCGTTCCGAAAATTCTGGTGGTTGATGACAACACTGACCACCGGCGGCTGTTGAGCCAGTTGCTTGAATCCGCCGGGTTTGAGGTCTACGAAGCCCGAAATGGAAAAGAAGCGATTACCTTCTGGCAAACCAAACGTCCGCAGTTGTTGCTGATGGACATTCGCATGCCGAAAATGGATGGCGATGAGGCCACCCGTACCATTCGGGAGCTTGAAGCCCAGCTCAATCTGTCGCCAACCCCGATTGTGGCGATTTCAGCCAGTGTGTTTGAACAGGATCGCGTCTTGATGGCTGCGGCTGGCGCCAATGGGTTTCTCCCAAAACCGTTTCGGGAAAGCGAAGTCTTTCAAAAACTGGCTGATTTGCTGGGTGTCAAATATGTGATGGCTGATACCAGGGCTGATTTTGATGACGAAGAGATTTTGATTCCGGAACGCTACCGGCAGTTACCAGAGGAGTGGCGACTTCAGTTTGAGTCAGCCGTGACGACCTGTGACATCTCTGAAATTCTCAGTCTGGTAGAAAAAATCAAACCACTCGATCCGGAACTGGCGGCGGCGATTCGACGGACGGCCAGAGCCGTTGATTTTCACATGTTGGAAAGGCTTTTCACTTCTTTTGGTTAA